One region of Girardinichthys multiradiatus isolate DD_20200921_A chromosome 1, DD_fGirMul_XY1, whole genome shotgun sequence genomic DNA includes:
- the LOC124870075 gene encoding dnaJ homolog subfamily C member 16-like yields the protein MAGSNMSPPLAVMVVVVLCVLLAGSSHAGPEMDPYKILGVTPRASQAEIKKVYKRLAKEWHPDKNKDPGAEDMFIKITKSYEILSSEDKRASYDRYGQTDDTQAYSSGRYGRRQDSFYFDESFFNFPFNTKSHRDFTDSKYTLRFNQYVSEVVPDSYRRPYLIKITSDWCFSCIHIEPVWKDVAQEMEGLGVGIGVVDVGYERRLANHLSAHRTPSILGVISGKVMFFHYAVAKEHLWQFVEDLLPQRLVERITDKNEQQFLNSWHELNKPHVLLFDQVPVVPLLYKLAAFAYKDYLQFGYVDQGLAETAELQKRFNINTYAPTMLVFKENTDKPADIIQAKGMKKQIIDEFMSNNKFLLAPRLVNQKLFDELCPVKQFHRRRKYCVLLITADEETHSFGNQAFLSFASTNTREVVRFAYVYQRLQQPLCDILIQSEDGSQSSPQVVILERRNAAGRALFKPVTTWNGSEEDKLHLMEELERLQKDPSILTHDAMLPELNNEFASMFVVRWIYASYDYLSEVIDDILHNNWREMMPLLSLIFSALFILFGTVVIQAFSDSSEDKQMKPKAKDGPKAENGSSGTSSTSSRPPRKNFVEVTELTNITYMSNLVKLRPGHINIVLVLTDASKNILLSKFAKEVYSFTGSQTLHFSFLNLDKHSEWMSTLLEYAQDLSQIDADEDDSRCRKMDYTGFVLALNGHKKYLCLFKPVYTGEDVDVKSSDEEGGASAGKLRPGSRDGHPPRKSSRSRSTSTLQIHHKLDRLGLWMERLMEGTLPRYYVPAWPGLEKIPPSK from the exons ATGGCAGGGTCAAACATGTCTCCACCTCTAGCTGTGATGGTTGTGGTGGTCCTCTGTGTCCTGCTGGCAGGATCAAGCCACGCAGGCCCTGAAATGGACCCGTACAAAATATTAGGAGTAACCCCGAGAGCAAGCCAGGCAGAGATTAAGAAGGTTTACAAGCGACTCGCTAAAGAATG GCatcctgacaaaaacaaagatcCAGGTGCTGAGGACATGTTTATCAAGATCACTAAATCTTATGAG ATCCTGTCCAGCGAAGACAAACGTGCCAGCTATGACCGTTACGGGCAGACCGATGATACCCAGGCTTACAGCAGTGGCCGATACGGCCGTCGCCAGGACAGCTTCTACTTTGACGAGTCCTTCTTCAACTTCCCATTCAACACTAAGAGCCACAGGGACTTCACCGACAGCAAGTACACGCTACGCTTCAACCAGTACGTCAGCGAGGTGGTGCCTGACAGCTACAGGAGGCCTTACCTGATAAAGATCACCTCCGACTGGTGCTTCAGCTGCATCCATATTGAGCCTGTGTGGAAGGACGTGGCGCAGGAGATGGAGGGCCTAG GTGTCGGAATAGGCGTGGTTGACGTTGGCTATGAGAGACGTTTAGCAAATCACCTCAGTGCTCACCGCACCCCGTCCATACTGGGTGTCATCAGTGGAAAGGTGATGTTTTTCCATTACGCTGTAGCAAAAGAACACCTGTGGCAGTTTGTTGAAGACCTCCTCCCTCAGAGACTTGTGGAGAGG ATCACTGACAAAAATGAGCAGCAGTTCTTGAACAGCTGGCACGAGCTTAACAAGCCACACGTCCTTCTGTTTGACCAAGTTCCAGTTGTCCCTCTGCTATACAAA CTGGCAGCGTTTGCTTACAAGGACTACCTACAGTTTGGTTATGTGGACCAGGGCCTTGCAGAGACGGCCGAGCTGCAGAAGCGCTTCAACATTAATACTTATGCTCCGACCATGCTGGTCTTTAAGGAGAACACTGACAAGCCTGCTGATATTATACAG GCTAAAGGAATGAAGAAACAAATCATTGATGAGTTCATGTCAAACAACAAGTTCCTCCTCGCACCACGGCTCGTCAATCAGAAGCTCTTTGATGAGCTCTGTCCTGTCAAACAGTTTCACAGACGTAGAAA ATATTGTGTTCTGCTGATCACAGCTGATGAAGAGACACATTCTTTTGGGAACCAGGCATTTCTCTCGTTTGCATCCACCAACACAAGGGAAGTTGTTAGGTTTGCTTATGTGTACCAGCGACTACAGCAACCACTCTGTGACATCCTAATACAGAGCGAGGACGGCTCTCAGTCATCACCACAG gTGGTGATACTAGAGAGGCGTAACGCAGCCGGCAGAGCATTGTTCAAGCCAGTTACAACCTGGAACGGCAGCGAAGAAGACAAGCTGCACCTCATGGAGGAACTAGAGCGCCTTCAGAAGGACCCTTCCATCCTCACCCATGACGCCATGCTGCCTGAACTCAACAACGAGTTTGCCTCG ATGTTTGTAGTACGGTGGATCTATGCATCTTACGATTACCTCTCTGAAGTCATTGATGATATTCTTCATAACAACTG GCGTGAGATGATGCCTCTTCTGTCCCTCATCTTCTCCGCTTTGTTCATCTTGTTTGGAACCGTGGTGATCCAGGCCTTTAG TGACTCCAGTGAAGATAAACAGATGAAACCAAAGGCGAAAGATGGACCTAAAGCAGAAAATGGATCATCAGGGACTAGTAGCACCTCAAG CCGGCCTCCGAGAAAGAATTTTGTGGAGGTGACAGAGTTGACGAACATCACCTACATGAGCAACCTGGTGAAGCTGAGGCCTGGACACATCAACATAGTCCTTGTTCTCACTGATGCCTCCAAGAACATCCTTCTTAGCAAGTTTGCCAAAGAGGTGTATTCTTTCACAGG GAGTCAGACGCTGCACTTCTCCTTCCTGAACCTCGACAAGCACAGCGAGTGGATGAGCACGCTGCTGGAATACGCCCAGGACCTGTCGCAGATCGATGCGGACGAGGATGACAGCAGGTGCCGTAAAATGGACTACACCGGCTTTGTGCTGGCTCTGAATGGCCACAAAAAGTACCTGTGTCTCTTCAAGCCAGTCTACACTGGAGAGGATGTCGACGTTAAGTCATCCGATGAAGAAGGGGGGGCGTCAGCGGGGAAACTGAGGCCCGGTTCCCGCGACGGTCACCCTCCACGGAAATCCAGTCGCTCCCGCAGCACATCCACCTTGCAGATCCACCACAAACTGGACCGACTGGGGCTGTGGATGGAAAGACTCATGGAGGGCACCTTACCTCGTTACTACGTTCCTGCCTGGCCAGGGCTTGAGAAGATCCCACCAAGTAAATAG